The following are encoded together in the Pectobacterium punjabense genome:
- the thiC gene encoding phosphomethylpyrimidine synthase ThiC, producing MSTEPLSTEPMLSKSGRREQRAAAQQFIETLQGTAFPNSKRIYLAGSRDDIAVPMREIQLSPTRLGGSKDNPQYEPNEPIPVYDTSGPYGDPAAQPDVRVGLAKLRASWIAERHDTEALSGVSSDFTQQRLADAGLDHLRFEHLPRPLRAKAGKRVTQLHYARQGIITPEMEFIAIRENMGRERIRTDVLRQQHPGQSFGALLPENITPEFVRQEVAAGRAIIPSNINHPESEPMIIGRNFLVKVNANIGNSAVTSSIEEEVEKLVWSTRWGADTVMDLSTGRYIHETREWILRNSPVPIGTVPIYQALEKVNGVAENLNWEMFRDTLLEQAEQGVDYFTIHAGVLLRYVPMTAKRLTGIVSRGGSIMAKWCLSHHKESFLYEHFREICEICAAYDVALSLGDGLRPGSIQDANDEAQFAELHTLGELTKIAWEYDVQVMIEGPGHVPMQMIRRNMTEELEHCHEAPFYTLGPLTTDIAPGYDHFTSGIGAAMIGWFGCAMLCYVTPKEHLGLPNKEDVKQGLITYKIAAHAADLAKGHPGAQIRDNAMSKARFEFRWEDQFNLALDPQTARAYHDETLPQESGKVAHFCSMCGPKFCSMKISQEVRDYAAKQEAEAKPIEVGMAQMSQEFRSRGSELYHSATSLPAEENQ from the coding sequence ATGTCTACAGAACCCTTGTCTACAGAACCAATGCTGTCCAAATCAGGCCGCCGTGAACAACGCGCCGCCGCCCAACAGTTTATTGAAACCTTACAGGGAACCGCCTTTCCCAATTCCAAACGCATTTACCTTGCAGGCTCGCGCGACGACATCGCCGTACCGATGCGTGAAATTCAGCTCAGCCCGACGCGACTCGGCGGCAGCAAAGACAATCCCCAATACGAGCCCAATGAGCCGATCCCGGTTTACGATACGTCAGGGCCTTATGGCGATCCCGCTGCGCAACCCGATGTCCGCGTTGGGCTAGCGAAGCTGCGCGCCAGCTGGATTGCAGAACGTCACGACACCGAGGCGCTATCTGGCGTCAGCTCCGATTTCACCCAGCAGCGCCTAGCGGATGCCGGTCTGGATCATCTGCGTTTTGAGCATTTGCCACGACCGCTGCGTGCCAAAGCAGGTAAACGCGTCACCCAACTCCACTATGCGCGACAGGGGATCATTACCCCGGAAATGGAATTTATCGCCATTCGCGAAAATATGGGACGCGAACGCATTCGCACCGACGTACTGCGCCAGCAGCATCCGGGGCAAAGTTTTGGCGCTCTCCTGCCGGAGAACATCACGCCGGAATTTGTCCGTCAGGAAGTGGCCGCCGGTCGCGCCATTATTCCTTCCAACATCAACCACCCCGAGTCAGAGCCAATGATTATCGGTCGCAATTTTCTGGTGAAGGTTAACGCCAATATCGGCAACTCCGCCGTGACCTCCTCCATCGAAGAAGAGGTGGAAAAGCTGGTCTGGTCTACCCGTTGGGGCGCAGATACGGTGATGGATCTCTCAACCGGCCGCTATATTCACGAAACCCGCGAGTGGATTCTGCGCAACAGCCCCGTCCCCATCGGAACCGTACCGATCTACCAGGCGCTGGAAAAAGTGAACGGCGTGGCGGAAAACCTGAACTGGGAAATGTTCCGCGATACGCTGCTGGAACAGGCGGAACAGGGCGTGGACTATTTCACCATCCACGCGGGTGTCCTGCTGCGCTACGTTCCGATGACAGCCAAACGCCTGACCGGCATCGTCTCACGCGGCGGTTCTATTATGGCGAAGTGGTGCCTGTCACATCACAAAGAGAGCTTCCTGTACGAGCACTTCCGTGAAATCTGTGAAATTTGTGCCGCTTATGACGTCGCGCTGTCACTGGGTGACGGCTTACGCCCCGGCTCCATTCAAGATGCCAACGACGAGGCGCAATTTGCCGAGCTGCATACGTTAGGCGAGCTGACTAAGATTGCTTGGGAATATGACGTACAGGTGATGATCGAAGGCCCCGGCCACGTTCCGATGCAGATGATCCGCCGCAACATGACCGAAGAGCTGGAGCACTGCCATGAAGCACCGTTCTATACGCTCGGCCCATTAACCACCGATATCGCACCAGGCTACGATCACTTCACCTCCGGCATCGGTGCCGCCATGATCGGCTGGTTCGGCTGCGCGATGCTCTGCTACGTGACGCCGAAAGAGCATCTTGGCTTGCCGAACAAAGAAGACGTCAAACAAGGGCTGATTACCTACAAGATCGCCGCCCACGCCGCCGATCTGGCGAAAGGTCATCCCGGTGCGCAGATCCGTGACAACGCTATGTCGAAAGCGCGCTTCGAATTCCGCTGGGAAGATCAGTTCAATCTGGCTCTCGATCCGCAAACGGCACGCGCCTACCACGATGAAACACTGCCGCAGGAATCTGGCAAAGTCGCCCACTTCTGTTCCATGTGCGGCCCCAAATTCTGCTCGATGAAAATCTCACAGGAAGTGCGCGATTACGCCGCGAAACAGGAAGCAGAAGCCAAACCGATTGAAGTTGGCATGGCGCAGATGTCACAGGAATTCCGTTCTCGCGGCAGCGAGCTTTATCACAGCGCCACCAGCCTGCCAGCCGAGGAAAACCAATGA
- the rsd gene encoding sigma D regulator, protein MLNQLQSLTEYVGGNNALIDQWLQARKQLLVAYYHLVGIKPNKEALSLLDEEALDNFCQNLVDYLSTGHFHLYEKMLHEAATHSEQVLALSTQLDLALQNNTQQIMTFYDSHLAAAIDHDNCIEFQQALSSVGEALEERFTLEDNMIRQVYDN, encoded by the coding sequence ATGCTAAACCAGCTACAAAGTCTGACTGAATACGTTGGTGGCAATAATGCGTTAATCGACCAATGGCTACAAGCGCGTAAGCAGCTTCTGGTGGCTTACTATCATCTGGTCGGCATCAAGCCGAACAAGGAAGCGCTTTCTCTTTTGGATGAAGAGGCATTGGATAATTTTTGCCAGAATCTGGTGGACTATCTTTCTACTGGCCACTTTCATTTATACGAAAAAATGCTGCATGAAGCAGCGACCCACAGCGAACAAGTATTGGCGCTTTCCACCCAGCTCGACCTCGCCCTGCAAAACAATACGCAGCAAATCATGACGTTTTACGATAGCCATCTGGCAGCCGCCATCGACCATGATAACTGCATCGAATTCCAGCAGGCACTTTCCAGCGTCGGTGAAGCATTAGAAGAGCGTTTTACGTTAGAAGACAACATGATCAGGCAGGTTTACGACAACTAA
- the nudC gene encoding NAD(+) diphosphatase translates to MEQTLKGDETGWWIVSDAIQIWLPQGELPRGTATAWSLQGKVARQIGEWQGQPAWLVCQGRDTGMASVRQLLDQDAGLFQLAGRGVQLAEFYRSHRFCGYCGHEMVRSKTELACLCHHCKERYYPQIAPCIIVAIRRGKEILLAQHNRHRGNMYTVLAGFVEVGETLEQTVVREVMEESHIQIKNLRYVSSQPWPFPHSLMMAFTADYAGGEIKHDPKELRDAGWFRYDQLPQLPPLGTVARRLIEDTVVLCRAYHENEG, encoded by the coding sequence ATGGAACAGACGCTAAAAGGTGATGAAACCGGCTGGTGGATAGTTAGCGATGCGATACAAATCTGGCTACCCCAAGGAGAATTACCGCGCGGAACGGCGACGGCGTGGTCGTTGCAGGGGAAAGTGGCTCGTCAAATCGGTGAATGGCAAGGGCAGCCTGCCTGGCTGGTTTGCCAAGGGCGGGATACGGGCATGGCATCCGTTCGCCAACTGCTCGATCAAGACGCGGGCTTATTCCAACTGGCGGGGCGAGGCGTACAGCTGGCTGAATTCTATCGCTCCCATCGCTTTTGTGGTTACTGCGGCCATGAAATGGTGCGGAGCAAGACGGAACTGGCGTGCTTATGTCACCACTGCAAGGAACGTTATTATCCGCAGATCGCGCCCTGCATCATCGTCGCAATTCGGCGTGGCAAGGAGATTTTGCTGGCGCAGCACAACCGACATCGTGGAAACATGTATACCGTGCTGGCGGGGTTTGTGGAAGTGGGCGAAACGCTGGAACAGACTGTCGTACGTGAGGTAATGGAAGAAAGCCACATTCAGATAAAAAACCTGCGTTACGTGAGTTCTCAGCCTTGGCCATTCCCTCATTCGCTGATGATGGCGTTTACAGCGGATTATGCGGGTGGAGAAATCAAGCACGATCCGAAAGAGTTGCGTGACGCGGGCTGGTTCCGCTATGACCAACTTCCGCAGTTGCCTCCGCTGGGCACCGTGGCGCGTCGACTTATCGAAGATACGGTGGTGTTGTGCCGTGCTTATCACGAGAACGAAGGCTGA
- the hemE gene encoding uroporphyrinogen decarboxylase, whose product MTDLKNDRYLRALLRQPVDVTPVWMMRQAGRYLPEYKATRAQAGDFMSLCKNAELACEVTLQPLRRYALDAAILFSDILTIPDAMGLGLYFEAGEGPRFHSPITSHADVVKLPVPDPEQELGYVMNAVRTIRKNLAGAVPLIGFSGSPWTLATYMVEGGSSKAFTVIKKMMFAEPKTLHLLLDKLADSVILYLNAQIRAGAQAVMVFDTWGGALSGRDYKEFSLRYMHKIVDGLLRENEGRRVPVTLFTKGGGQWLEAMAETGCDALGLDWTSDIADARRRVGDKVALQGNMDPSMLYADPARIEQEVASILSGFGQGNGHVFNLGHGIHQDVPPEHAGVFVEAVHRLSRPYHA is encoded by the coding sequence ATGACCGACCTGAAAAACGATCGCTATTTGCGGGCGTTATTGCGCCAACCTGTTGATGTCACCCCAGTGTGGATGATGCGTCAGGCGGGGCGTTATCTACCAGAATATAAGGCAACGCGTGCGCAGGCGGGTGATTTTATGTCACTGTGCAAAAATGCAGAGCTGGCGTGTGAAGTCACGTTACAACCTTTACGGCGCTATGCGCTGGATGCGGCGATCCTGTTCTCCGATATCCTGACTATCCCTGATGCGATGGGCTTAGGACTTTATTTTGAAGCCGGGGAAGGCCCACGCTTCCACTCTCCCATCACCTCTCATGCCGATGTCGTTAAACTGCCTGTTCCCGATCCAGAACAGGAACTCGGTTATGTGATGAACGCGGTGCGAACGATCCGTAAAAATCTCGCCGGTGCAGTGCCGCTTATCGGTTTCTCGGGCAGCCCGTGGACGCTGGCGACCTATATGGTGGAAGGCGGTAGCAGCAAAGCGTTTACCGTCATCAAGAAAATGATGTTTGCTGAGCCTAAAACGCTACACCTGTTGCTGGATAAGCTGGCGGATAGCGTCATTCTTTATCTCAACGCGCAAATTCGTGCTGGTGCGCAGGCCGTGATGGTATTCGATACCTGGGGTGGCGCGCTGAGCGGGCGCGACTACAAAGAGTTCTCCCTGCGTTACATGCATAAGATTGTTGATGGTTTACTGCGTGAGAATGAAGGTCGCCGTGTGCCAGTGACGCTCTTCACCAAGGGCGGAGGGCAGTGGCTAGAGGCGATGGCTGAAACAGGTTGTGATGCGCTGGGGCTGGACTGGACGAGTGACATTGCTGATGCACGCCGTCGTGTAGGCGATAAAGTCGCGCTACAGGGAAATATGGACCCCTCAATGTTATATGCCGATCCGGCACGGATCGAACAGGAAGTGGCATCGATCCTCTCTGGGTTTGGACAAGGTAACGGACATGTTTTCAATCTGGGCCATGGTATCCATCAAGACGTGCCGCCAGAGCATGCGGGCGTTTTTGTTGAGGCGGTACATCGGTTATCTCGCCCTTATCACGCATGA
- the nfi gene encoding deoxyribonuclease V (cleaves DNA at apurinic or apyrimidinic sites) — MIDTQKLRAEQLARASDVIRHDDLPFEQPAFIAGADVGFEQEGSVTRAAIAVMRYPSLELVEYKIARISTTMPYIPGFLSFRECPGLLAAWALLEQKPDLLFVDGHGISHPRRLGVASHFGLLVDVPTIGVAKSRLCGRFEPLAEGVGSQQPLLDKGEQIGWVWRSKARCNPLFVATGHRVSQDSALHWVQCCMRGYRLPEPTRWADAVASNRPAFVRWQRLQAASVLS; from the coding sequence GTGATTGATACACAAAAGTTGCGGGCTGAACAGTTGGCTCGCGCTTCTGATGTGATTCGGCACGACGATTTACCTTTTGAGCAGCCCGCGTTTATCGCGGGTGCGGATGTTGGTTTTGAGCAAGAAGGTTCGGTAACTCGCGCCGCCATTGCGGTAATGCGTTATCCTTCGTTGGAGCTGGTAGAATATAAGATTGCGCGTATCAGTACGACGATGCCCTATATCCCCGGTTTTCTTTCGTTTCGTGAATGCCCAGGGCTGCTTGCCGCGTGGGCGTTGCTTGAACAGAAACCGGATCTGCTGTTTGTTGATGGGCATGGGATTTCCCACCCGCGTCGTCTCGGCGTTGCCAGCCATTTTGGCCTGCTTGTTGACGTTCCCACGATTGGCGTAGCGAAAAGTCGGCTTTGTGGCCGGTTTGAGCCGCTGGCGGAGGGCGTCGGTAGCCAACAGCCGTTACTGGATAAGGGCGAGCAAATTGGTTGGGTATGGCGCAGCAAAGCGCGCTGTAATCCACTGTTTGTGGCAACAGGGCATCGGGTCAGTCAGGATAGTGCATTGCACTGGGTACAATGTTGTATGCGCGGCTACCGTTTACCGGAGCCGACCCGTTGGGCTGATGCTGTCGCATCGAATCGTCCCGCATTTGTGCGTTGGCAGCGGCTGCAAGCGGCTAGCGTATTGTCGTAA
- a CDS encoding YjaG family protein — translation MLRNPIHLRLEKLASWQHVTFMACLCERMYPNYHEFCRQTEFGDAMVYRRILDLVWETLVVKDAKVNFDNQLEKLEEAVPTAEDYDLYGVYPAIDACIALGELIHSRLSGETLEHAIAISEASIRTVAMLEMTQAGKEMTDDELKVLPAIEEEWDIQWEIFRLLAACEERDIELIKGLRSDLREAGSSNIGINLHQ, via the coding sequence ATGTTACGTAACCCCATTCATTTACGTCTGGAAAAGCTGGCGAGCTGGCAACATGTCACTTTCATGGCATGTCTTTGTGAACGTATGTATCCAAATTACCACGAGTTTTGTCGTCAAACAGAATTCGGAGACGCGATGGTTTACCGCCGCATTCTCGATTTGGTATGGGAAACATTGGTTGTTAAAGATGCGAAGGTTAACTTCGATAACCAGTTGGAAAAGCTGGAAGAAGCGGTTCCCACCGCGGAGGATTACGATCTTTACGGCGTTTATCCGGCTATCGATGCCTGTATCGCACTGGGCGAACTGATTCATTCGCGTTTAAGCGGTGAAACGCTGGAACATGCGATAGCTATCAGTGAAGCGTCTATCCGTACGGTTGCTATGTTGGAAATGACGCAGGCTGGCAAAGAAATGACCGACGACGAGCTAAAGGTTTTGCCTGCGATTGAAGAAGAATGGGACATCCAATGGGAGATTTTTCGCCTGTTGGCGGCCTGTGAAGAACGCGATATTGAGTTGATCAAAGGGCTCCGTTCCGATCTGCGCGAGGCCGGAAGTAGTAACATCGGGATAAATTTGCATCAATAA
- the hupA gene encoding nucleoid-associated protein HU-alpha — MNKTQLIDVIADKADLSKAQAKAALESTLAAITESLKEGDAVQLVGFGTFKVNHRNERTGRNPQTGKEIKIAAANVPAFVSGKALKDAVK, encoded by the coding sequence ATGAATAAGACTCAACTGATTGATGTAATTGCGGACAAAGCTGATCTGTCAAAAGCACAGGCTAAAGCAGCTCTGGAATCAACTTTGGCGGCAATTACCGAGTCTCTGAAAGAAGGTGATGCAGTACAATTAGTTGGTTTTGGTACGTTTAAAGTCAACCATCGTAATGAGCGCACTGGCCGCAACCCACAAACCGGTAAAGAAATCAAAATTGCTGCTGCCAACGTGCCAGCGTTTGTTTCTGGCAAGGCTCTGAAAGACGCTGTTAAATAA
- a CDS encoding DUF1481 domain-containing protein — protein sequence MPVKSLSRGAVSPLLLLRRLCGAGLVITAVVACSNRAAPPEEFSSGYVADRGIVRIWRKDDAQNTTALATVYNPLQGNALVVTRYTFQQDKLREIQRNQLGTQKEDMRLRFAEDGTVSFMQRQLAERRESVSDDDVALYQFDAKRMLELSDVLRAGKVMLKQGKWLEGQVQSCDGTVVRPDFDNDSREWIAQQKSHATRPLNVAWLEAPEGTQLLLVVEDDVCQWQPK from the coding sequence ATGCCGGTTAAAAGTTTAAGCAGAGGGGCGGTTTCGCCCCTTTTGCTTTTACGCCGTTTATGTGGCGCAGGCCTCGTAATTACCGCTGTGGTGGCCTGCAGTAACCGCGCCGCGCCGCCGGAAGAGTTCTCCAGCGGTTACGTTGCCGATCGCGGTATTGTGCGTATCTGGCGTAAGGATGATGCGCAGAATACGACGGCGCTGGCCACCGTATACAACCCGCTTCAGGGCAATGCTCTGGTAGTGACCCGCTATACGTTCCAGCAGGATAAGCTACGCGAGATTCAGCGTAATCAGCTCGGGACGCAAAAAGAAGATATGCGCTTACGCTTTGCTGAAGATGGAACTGTCAGCTTTATGCAGCGGCAACTTGCCGAAAGGCGTGAATCAGTTTCCGATGATGATGTTGCGCTCTACCAGTTTGATGCTAAGCGCATGCTGGAATTGAGCGATGTCCTGCGTGCAGGCAAGGTGATGCTAAAGCAAGGGAAATGGCTGGAAGGGCAGGTTCAGTCCTGTGATGGCACTGTGGTACGCCCTGACTTTGACAACGATTCGCGTGAATGGATTGCGCAGCAAAAATCTCATGCCACGCGTCCGCTCAATGTAGCGTGGTTGGAAGCACCCGAAGGAACGCAGCTATTGCTGGTGGTGGAGGATGATGTCTGCCAATGGCAGCCTAAATAG
- the purD gene encoding phosphoribosylamine--glycine ligase, whose translation MNILVIGNGGREHALAWKAAQSPLVKQVYVAPGNAGTALEPALTNVDIAATDIPALVAFAQENHIDLTIVGPETPLVIGVVDAFQSAGLKIFGPTQGAAQLEGSKAFTKDFLARHNIPSAEYQNFTEVEPALAYVRSKGAPIVIKADGLAAGKGVIVAMTLQEAENAVQDMLAGNAFGDAGHRIVVEEFLDGEEASFIVMVDGKNVLPMATSQDHKRVGDKDTGPNTGGMGAYSPAPVVTDEIHQRVMDQVIWPTVNGMAAEGNTYVGFLYAGLMISADGQPKVIEFNCRFGDPETQPIMLRLRSDLVELCLAACDGTLDQKDSVWDERPSLGVVLAAGGYPADYNTGDVISGLPQQDAEDGKVFHAGTKLNGINVVTNGGRVLCVTALGNTVAEAQQRAYEIAAGIQWQGVFCRKDIGYRAIEREQA comes from the coding sequence ATGAATATTTTAGTAATTGGTAATGGTGGGCGCGAACACGCGCTGGCCTGGAAAGCGGCACAGTCACCGCTGGTGAAACAGGTTTATGTTGCTCCAGGAAACGCGGGCACTGCACTTGAACCAGCACTGACCAACGTTGATATCGCCGCAACCGATATTCCAGCATTAGTCGCCTTTGCACAGGAAAACCACATCGATTTAACTATCGTTGGTCCAGAAACACCATTAGTTATCGGTGTTGTGGATGCGTTCCAGAGTGCAGGCCTAAAAATCTTTGGCCCAACGCAAGGTGCAGCACAGCTAGAAGGCTCGAAAGCTTTTACTAAAGATTTTCTGGCACGCCATAACATCCCATCAGCGGAATACCAGAACTTCACCGAAGTGGAACCGGCACTGGCCTATGTACGCAGCAAAGGTGCACCTATCGTCATCAAGGCAGACGGATTAGCCGCGGGCAAAGGCGTGATTGTCGCAATGACGTTGCAGGAAGCGGAAAACGCCGTTCAGGATATGCTGGCAGGTAATGCATTCGGCGATGCTGGACACCGTATCGTGGTGGAAGAGTTCCTTGATGGTGAAGAAGCCAGCTTCATCGTTATGGTGGACGGCAAGAACGTGCTGCCGATGGCAACCAGTCAGGATCATAAACGCGTTGGGGATAAAGATACGGGCCCGAACACCGGTGGAATGGGCGCTTATTCACCAGCCCCCGTCGTGACCGATGAGATCCACCAGCGTGTAATGGATCAGGTGATTTGGCCGACCGTGAACGGCATGGCTGCTGAGGGAAATACCTATGTGGGTTTCTTGTATGCCGGCCTGATGATTTCTGCCGATGGTCAACCAAAAGTGATCGAATTCAACTGTCGCTTTGGCGATCCAGAAACACAGCCAATCATGCTGCGCCTGCGCTCCGATTTGGTGGAACTGTGTCTGGCAGCCTGTGACGGCACATTGGATCAGAAAGATTCAGTCTGGGATGAGCGTCCGTCTCTGGGGGTGGTATTGGCCGCAGGAGGTTACCCGGCTGACTACAATACAGGCGATGTGATTTCTGGTTTACCGCAGCAGGATGCTGAAGATGGCAAAGTCTTCCATGCTGGTACCAAACTGAATGGTATTAATGTCGTTACCAACGGCGGGCGAGTACTGTGCGTCACTGCATTGGGTAATACCGTTGCAGAAGCGCAACAACGTGCTTATGAAATAGCCGCAGGTATTCAGTGGCAAGGCGTATTCTGTCGCAAAGACATCGGCTACCGTGCCATTGAGCGCGAGCAAGCCTGA
- the purH gene encoding bifunctional phosphoribosylaminoimidazolecarboxamide formyltransferase/IMP cyclohydrolase: MQQRRPIRRALLSVSDKAGIVEFAQALSHRGVELLSTGGTARLLADAGLAVTEVSDYTGFPEMMDGRVKTLHPKVHGGILGRRDRDDAIMAQHDIEPIDIVVVNLYPFAQTVARENCTLEDAVENIDIGGPTMVRSAAKNHKDVAIVVKSSDYSAIINEIDANEGSLTYETRFDLAIKAFEHTAAYDSMIANYFGALVPPYHGETDKPSGHFPRTLNLNYIKKQDMRYGENSHQQAAFYIEENIHEASVATSIQLQGKALSYNNIADTDAALECVKEFAEPACVIVKHANPCGVAIGGSILDAYERAYKTDPTSAFGGIIAFNRELDEETAQAIISRQFVEVIIAPSASDAALKVTAAKQNVRVLTSGSWQQRVPALDFKRVNGGLLVQDRDLGMVDASQLRIVTERQPSEQELRDALFCWKVAKFVKSNAIVYARDNMTIGIGAGQMSRVYSAKIAGIKAGDEGLEVKGSAMASDAFFPFRDGIDAAAAVGITCVIQPGGSIRDDEVIAAANEHGIAMIFTDMRHFRH, encoded by the coding sequence ATGCAACAACGTCGTCCAATTCGCCGCGCTCTGCTCAGCGTTTCTGACAAAGCAGGTATTGTCGAATTTGCTCAAGCTCTGTCCCATCGTGGCGTTGAGCTCCTTTCTACTGGTGGAACCGCCCGTTTGCTGGCTGATGCTGGCTTAGCCGTGACAGAAGTCTCCGACTACACCGGTTTCCCGGAAATGATGGATGGGCGAGTAAAGACCCTGCACCCGAAAGTGCATGGTGGCATTCTGGGACGACGCGATCGGGATGATGCGATCATGGCGCAGCACGACATCGAGCCGATTGATATCGTCGTTGTGAATCTGTATCCGTTCGCTCAGACCGTCGCCCGTGAGAACTGCACATTAGAAGATGCCGTTGAGAACATCGATATCGGCGGCCCGACGATGGTCCGCTCCGCCGCCAAGAACCATAAAGATGTGGCTATCGTGGTCAAGAGCAGCGACTACAGCGCTATTATTAATGAAATCGACGCCAACGAAGGCTCATTGACCTACGAAACCCGTTTCGATTTAGCGATTAAAGCCTTCGAACACACCGCCGCTTACGACAGTATGATTGCCAACTACTTTGGCGCACTGGTTCCGCCTTACCACGGTGAAACCGATAAACCATCGGGCCACTTCCCACGTACGCTGAACCTGAACTACATCAAAAAGCAGGACATGCGCTACGGTGAGAATAGTCATCAGCAAGCAGCCTTCTATATAGAAGAGAATATTCATGAGGCCTCGGTCGCCACTTCTATACAGTTACAAGGCAAGGCGCTGTCTTATAACAACATCGCCGATACCGATGCGGCGCTGGAGTGCGTGAAGGAATTTGCCGAACCAGCCTGCGTTATCGTTAAACACGCGAACCCGTGTGGCGTAGCGATTGGCGGCTCAATTCTTGATGCCTACGAACGCGCCTATAAAACCGACCCGACATCTGCATTCGGCGGCATTATCGCCTTCAACCGCGAACTAGATGAAGAAACGGCACAGGCCATCATCAGCCGTCAGTTTGTCGAAGTCATTATTGCGCCATCTGCCAGTGATGCCGCACTGAAGGTTACCGCAGCCAAACAAAACGTACGCGTCCTGACCAGCGGTAGCTGGCAGCAACGCGTTCCGGCTCTGGATTTCAAACGCGTCAACGGTGGTTTGCTGGTACAGGATCGCGATCTGGGTATGGTCGATGCATCTCAGCTGCGTATCGTGACCGAGCGCCAGCCAAGCGAACAGGAGTTACGCGATGCCCTTTTCTGCTGGAAAGTGGCTAAATTCGTTAAATCTAATGCAATTGTATACGCACGCGACAACATGACCATCGGGATAGGTGCCGGTCAGATGAGCCGCGTTTACTCAGCGAAAATTGCCGGAATCAAAGCGGGCGATGAAGGGCTAGAAGTAAAAGGTTCTGCTATGGCCTCTGATGCGTTCTTCCCATTCCGTGATGGTATTGATGCTGCCGCAGCCGTTGGCATTACCTGTGTGATCCAACCGGGCGGGTCTATTCGTGATGATGAAGTTATTGCTGCCGCCAACGAACACGGCATTGCGATGATCTTTACCGACATGCGCCACTTCCGCCATTAA
- a CDS encoding amino acid ABC transporter ATP-binding protein: MNQTALTQSTDHMITLENVNKWYGQFHVLKDINLQVRQGERIVLCGPSGSGKSTTIRCINHLEEHQQGRIVVDGIELNNDLRNVEKIRTEVGMVFQHFNLFPHLTVLQNCTLAPCWVRHMPKKEAEEIAMHYLERVRIAVHAHKFPGQLSGGQQQRVAIARSLCMKPKIMLFDEPTSALDPEMVKEVLDTMLGLAQDGMTMLCVTHEMGFAKTVADRVIFMDQGEIVEQAPPDIFFSSPRSERTQSFLSQILH, encoded by the coding sequence ATGAATCAGACTGCATTAACTCAATCAACCGATCACATGATTACCTTAGAAAATGTGAATAAGTGGTACGGGCAATTTCATGTGCTTAAAGACATTAATCTTCAGGTCAGACAAGGGGAACGCATTGTGCTGTGCGGTCCTTCCGGCTCGGGGAAATCAACCACCATACGCTGTATTAATCATCTCGAAGAACATCAGCAAGGGCGGATTGTTGTTGATGGTATTGAATTGAATAACGATTTACGCAATGTCGAAAAAATTCGTACTGAAGTCGGCATGGTGTTTCAGCACTTTAATCTATTCCCACACTTAACCGTATTGCAGAACTGCACACTTGCGCCATGCTGGGTACGACATATGCCGAAGAAAGAAGCGGAAGAAATAGCAATGCACTATCTGGAACGAGTACGCATAGCAGTGCATGCCCATAAATTTCCGGGACAGCTATCTGGAGGCCAACAGCAGCGCGTGGCAATTGCGCGTTCTCTATGCATGAAGCCCAAGATTATGCTGTTCGACGAACCGACGTCCGCACTGGACCCTGAGATGGTGAAAGAAGTGCTAGATACCATGCTGGGACTGGCACAAGATGGAATGACGATGCTGTGTGTAACGCACGAAATGGGGTTCGCGAAAACCGTCGCTGACCGGGTGATCTTTATGGATCAGGGCGAGATCGTGGAACAAGCGCCGCCGGATATCTTCTTTTCTAGCCCTCGATCAGAACGCACACAGTCATTTCTCTCGCAGATCCTGCACTAA